The following nucleotide sequence is from Nesterenkonia xinjiangensis.
CTCTCAGGCCCGGACTGACATGCGTCGGAGACGACAAGACCCCGGGAGCGAAATCGCTGCCGGGGTCCATGTCAGCTCAGCGGAGCTCACTTCTTGTTGCGCCGCTGGTGACGAGTCTTGCGCAGGCGCTTGCGGTGCTTCTTCTTCGCCATACGCTTGCGGCGCTTCTTGATCACTGAGCCCATAGGGTGCAGATCCTTGTCTGTCGGTGAATAGTCGAAAGGTCTCGGAACAGTGTAGCGGTTCCGGGGCCCATGACTGGAATCGAGGGCAGCGCCCGGCCCTCAGTCGAACCAGGGGTCCAGGCCGTAGAGCGGGAAGAGCTCCCGGCGCGTCTGCATCACCGCGCGGTCCACCGCATCCGAGGGGTCGTAGCCCAGCTCCCAGGACCGCCACCACAGCTCGGCGTCGTCGTTCATCCGCTCCGGGGCCTCCACCCCGCAGGTGCGCCGGACATGCTCGCGCCACGGCTCCGGGACCAGGGTGCGCAGGGGAATCGGGTCCCCGGCGGCGATCGCCGTCAGATGGGTCCAGCTGCGCGGCACCACCCGGTGCACCGAGTATCCGCCGCCTCCGGTGGCGATCCAGCGGTCCCCACAGGCCTCCTCGGCCAGCTGAGCGATGTCGAGGGCCAGCTGCCGCTGCCCGTCGATGCTCAGCCGCAGATCCGTCAGCGGGTCTTCCTCATGGGTGTCACAGCCGTGCTGGGACACCATGGCATCGGGTTCGAAGGCCCGCACCAGCGCCGGGACCACCGCATGGAAGGCCCGCAGCCAGCCGGCGTCACCGGTCTGCGGCGGCAGCGCCACGTTCACCACGGTGCCCTCTGCGCTGGTGCCGTCCGGGGCCCGTCCGCCGATCTCTGCGGGGAATCCCGTGCCCGGATACAGCGAGACGCCGGTCTGGTGCAGTGAGATCGTCATGACCCGGGGATCGTCGTAGAAGATGTCCTGAGTGCCGTCCCCATGGTGGGCGTCCACGTCAAGGTAGACCACCTTGGACAGCCCTCCGTCCAGCAGCCGCTGGGTCGCGACGGCGGCGTCGTTGTACACGCAGAACCCTCCGGCCCTGGCGCGCGCCGCATGATGCAGGCCCCCGGCGAAGTTCACTGCGTGCACCGCCTCCCCGGCGAGGATCGCCTCGGCGCATTCCAGACTCCCCTGCGCGATGCGGGCGGCCCCGAGATGCATCTCCGGGAAGACCGGAGTGTCCTCGGTGCCCAGTCCGTGCACCGCGGAGGCCTGTCCACCGGAGGCGGCGGTCTTCACCGCGTCGACGTAGCCGGCGTCGTGCACGCTGAGCAGGGTCTCGTCCTCAGCGATGCCCGGGGAGATCATCCGGACCAGAGGATCATCGAGGATCCCGAACTCCCGACACAGCCGCTGGGTCAGGTCCAGCCGCACGGGATCCATCGGGTGGGTAGCGTGGAAGCGGTACTCCAGCAGCGCCGGATCCCAGACCACGGCGGTGGGCACGGCAGCTCGGAACGAGGTCGGCGTCACACCGCGAGCCTACGCCAGGGGCACCCGGCCCGGCGATCCGGGACGGGATGTGTCACGCTCAGGCGCTCTCTGCGAAATGCTCCAGCTTCGTGACGTCACCGGAGACGATGATGGTGTCCCCCGGAGAGACCAGGGTGTCCGGCTGAGCATAGACGAACTCGCGGCCCGGGGACTTCACCCCCACCACGTTCACGCCATGGCGGCGTCGCGGCTGGCACTGGTCGATGGTCTTGCCCTGCAGGTCCTTCGGGGGGCGCATCTTGACGATGGCGAAGTCGTCGTCGAACTTGATGAAGTCCATCATCTGCCCGGACACCAGGTGCGCCGCACGCACCCCGGCGTCATGCTCCGGGTAGATCACATGGTGGCAGCCGATCCGTTTGAGGATCTTCCCATGGGTCGGGTTGATGGCCTTGGCCCAGACATGCTTCACACCCAGGTCGACCAGGTTCACAGCGATCAGCACCGAGGACTCGATGGAGGTACCCACCCCCACCACCGCCGAGTCGAACTCGTCGGCACCGATCTGGCGCAGCGCCTCGATGTCGGTCGCATCGGCCTCCAGGACATGGGTCAGAGTGTCCGAGTACTTCTGCACCAGCCCGCGGTGCCGCTCGACGGCCAGCACCTCCTTGCCCTGCGCGATGAGCTGCTCGGCCAGGGCTATGCCGAACCTGCCCAGCCCGACGACCAGGACCGGTCGGTTACGTTGTTGGCGGCGATCACCCAAGGATCGGCCTCCCCTCCGGATAGCGGTAGCGCGTGCTGCGCTGACGCACGGTCAGCGCAGCCGCGAATGAAATGATGCCCACACGGCCGGCGAACATCAAGGCGGCGAGGATGTACAGGCCCGAGGGCGGCAGCTCCGAGGTCAGCCCTGAGGTCAGCCCCACCGTCCCGAACGCCGATATCGACTCATACAACGGCCGCTCCATGTCCAGCCCTGAGATGCTCATCAGCGCCAGCGTGGAGAGGAGCACCATGGTCGCACCCATCGCCACCACAGAGACTGCCACACGGACCGTCGAGGACGGGATGGTCCGGGCATGCGCCACCGATTCCTTGTGCCCCCGCGCCTCAGCCAGGAACGCCAGCCAGATCACCGCGATGGTGG
It contains:
- a CDS encoding 30S ribosomal protein bS22; this translates as MGSVIKKRRKRMAKKKHRKRLRKTRHQRRNKK
- a CDS encoding acetoin utilization protein AcuC, translating into MTPTSFRAAVPTAVVWDPALLEYRFHATHPMDPVRLDLTQRLCREFGILDDPLVRMISPGIAEDETLLSVHDAGYVDAVKTAASGGQASAVHGLGTEDTPVFPEMHLGAARIAQGSLECAEAILAGEAVHAVNFAGGLHHAARARAGGFCVYNDAAVATQRLLDGGLSKVVYLDVDAHHGDGTQDIFYDDPRVMTISLHQTGVSLYPGTGFPAEIGGRAPDGTSAEGTVVNVALPPQTGDAGWLRAFHAVVPALVRAFEPDAMVSQHGCDTHEEDPLTDLRLSIDGQRQLALDIAQLAEEACGDRWIATGGGGYSVHRVVPRSWTHLTAIAAGDPIPLRTLVPEPWREHVRRTCGVEAPERMNDDAELWWRSWELGYDPSDAVDRAVMQTRRELFPLYGLDPWFD
- a CDS encoding potassium channel family protein, yielding MGDRRQQRNRPVLVVGLGRFGIALAEQLIAQGKEVLAVERHRGLVQKYSDTLTHVLEADATDIEALRQIGADEFDSAVVGVGTSIESSVLIAVNLVDLGVKHVWAKAINPTHGKILKRIGCHHVIYPEHDAGVRAAHLVSGQMMDFIKFDDDFAIVKMRPPKDLQGKTIDQCQPRRRHGVNVVGVKSPGREFVYAQPDTLVSPGDTIIVSGDVTKLEHFAESA